DNA sequence from the Streptomyces sp. MST-110588 genome:
TCCGGGACGCGGACCTTGAGGTACTGCCCGTTCAGACTCACCGCGGTGTTGCGGATCGCGTCAGCCGACGGGCCGGATGCGGCCTTGGTCATCAGCACCACCCGCGCCTGCTTCAGCGCGGGGTCGACGGCGATACGGATGCTGCCCGCGTTCATCGTCAGGTCCAGGGCGATCGGACCGGAGGTGTCCACGGGAATGATGCGCTCGGTCATGGAAGAAACTCCTGACTGCATCGGGGTAGGGGGACCAGGCGCGGCAGGCAATCCTTGTGAGCAACTGCGGTCTCCGGTATGCGAGTTCGCCGAAGCAAGTCCGGAAGTCGGAGACCGGGAGTACTCGGGCTCAACCACGCGGTACGTGCAAGTGCGCGGAAGTCGGTTCGCGAAGAATCATCAAACGGGCAGGGAGTGGAGGCCCTGCCCGCATGACGAGTGGCAGTTCGGTCACGCCTACCGGGCACCTCCCCGGCCTGCCTCTCGCAGGTGCGGCATCCCGACAGGCCCCCTCCGGGTGCCCGCGTGCCGCCCTATCGCGGTGCGTGCTGGCCGGCTGCCTCGGTCGTTGCGCCCATCTGCCCGCAGTCTGCGGGTATGGGGGTGTTCCGCTCGCTTGGCGCAGCCGCTCCGGTGTCACCCTGAAACGACCACCAGCCGCACGCCCGGAGAGTTCCGGCCTCCCCGGCCGCCTTTCTGACCTGCCTGCTCGCTCCAGCCCCGGCCTAGCGGACCTGCCAGCTCAGTCGCTGTCACCTCCCGGATCACCTCCGGGGTCGTCACCAGCGAGACGCACAGATCTCCATCCGCATGTAAGCGGCTCTTACGCCCTTCCGTCCCGTCATCGGGGCGTACGGGTGGCGCGCCGAGTCCGGAGCGACTGCCCTAACTGGTGCGCACCAAAAGACTGCATCTGGTGCGCACCAGAGTCAAGGGGTGTCGCCGCATCGAGCGGCGGTGGCCCCGTCTCTGCGCATCATCAGGAGACCGCCTCAGCGTGGGGCGCCGGTAGCCAACAGGGGTTAACTCCAAGGGAGTTAACCCCTGTCGACCTGCGGCGATGTCGGGCATCATGAGGAGGTCGATGTGCGGATCTATCGCCTGGCGGTGGCTTGTGAGCACAGGACTTCGGAGCGCACGGACGGCGCGCGGCTGGTCTCAGGAGCGCCTGATTCATGAGATCGAGCAGTACGCCCGGCGGAACATCATCAGTGTTGCGTCAACCGCAAGCTTGCGGGTGTACATCTCCGAATGGGAGAACGAGAAGCGCAGCATTTCAGATCGCTACGCGGTAATACTGCGACAGCTTCTCGGAGTAACCGATCCGGAATTGAGAGGAAACCCATCAACCGCTACTCCGCTGACGGCGGATGGGTACGATGAGCTTCTAAGCCGGATCGACACCGCCAGTAGCATCAGCGATTCCATGGTGCAAGCTTTCAACGATCAGACTGAGCTATTTCGCACCATGGATCGGCAGATGGGTGCAGCTACTCTTGTGGATCAAATGACGGGACACCTGGCCCGCCTAGAGGACGCGCTGAGCTTTGCAGTGCTTCCCAGTACGCGGCGTCCGGTAGCCCTTGCGCTTGCTGGCGCTTCGACCCTTGCGGCGTGGCAAGCAATCGACTCAGGTGCTATCGAGCGGGCCTGGCGGCATTACGAACTTGCAAAAAAAGCTGCGCGCGATGCTGAGGCGCCAATGTACCTTGCGCATGCCATGGCAGAGCAGGCATATGTTTTGTGTGAAGCGGGTCGCCCAGCGCTCGGCGTGGAATTGGTACGAAACGCGCAACGCGCACTCGGGCGTAACGGGTCACCTCGCCTCTGGGCGTGGCTGCGTGCGGCCGAAGCGGAGATGTGCGCCCATGCTGGCGAGCCGGGTGATTGCTGGCGTGCACTTGACGCAGCCGCAGCGTGCATCCCGCCCGGAAATGAGGCCAGAGATCCGGACATGCTGAGCATCTTCCTCAATGCCTCACACCTGGCCCGGTGGCGCGGCAACGTGCTGGCCCTGTTGGGCGACGAAGAGGCGGTGACCAGCTTGTATGAAGCCTTGGAAGTTGCAGACCCGACTTTCGTCCGGGCACGGGCGGGAATGCACGTTGACCTGGCGCAGGCCCACTTGGCGCGAGCAGAGCACGACGAAGCAACCAATCACCTGAGGCAAGCTCGGTTGTTGGCAAGCCGCACCGGTTCGGTGCGGCAACGCCGACGCATTGATCTCCTCAGTGTGCGGTAGTAATGCCTGGTTTTCCGCGGTTGGCCAGGATATGCAGAAGAGCTACAAGGGTGCCGGAACCCAGCAGCTCACCGCGGGCCATCAGTCCGGGGATGTCGGCCAGCGGTACCCATTCAATGTGCCCTGCTTCTTCGAGGTCCGTGGGGGAGCCGACCTGTTCGGCTCCGTGTGCCACGAAGATTTCGTGAGGTGAATCGACCATGCCAACCATGGGCTGATACGTAACGACATGTTTCACTGACTTCGGCCGCCAGCCGGTTTCTTCTTCGACTTCCCGGAGTGCTGTGGTTGAAGGGTTCTCCCCCTCGTCCACGATGCCACCTGGGAGTTCCCATCCGAATTTTTGGGGGACGAAGCGATAACGCCACATCATCAGTACACGGTCTTGGTCGTCCAGAACTGCTGTGATGGCGACGTGGTGGAGCCTCACAACGTGATGTTCGAAACGTTGCATGCCGGGCGGTTCCACGTCCCAAAG
Encoded proteins:
- a CDS encoding NUDIX domain-containing protein encodes the protein MGPKTAKVYQTIGERLSSGKYAPGDKLPSERALAEDLNIGRTALRQVLARLVAEGVLEVRGRSSYRVPGAVSVKRPEGLEPWRIHGARDLYDNHWVKLQLWDVEPPGMQRFEHHVVRLHHVAITAVLDDQDRVLMMWRYRFVPQKFGWELPGGIVDEGENPSTTALREVEEETGWRPKSVKHVVTYQPMVGMVDSPHEIFVAHGAEQVGSPTDLEEAGHIEWVPLADIPGLMARGELLGSGTLVALLHILANRGKPGITTAH
- a CDS encoding XRE family transcriptional regulator codes for the protein MYISEWENEKRSISDRYAVILRQLLGVTDPELRGNPSTATPLTADGYDELLSRIDTASSISDSMVQAFNDQTELFRTMDRQMGAATLVDQMTGHLARLEDALSFAVLPSTRRPVALALAGASTLAAWQAIDSGAIERAWRHYELAKKAARDAEAPMYLAHAMAEQAYVLCEAGRPALGVELVRNAQRALGRNGSPRLWAWLRAAEAEMCAHAGEPGDCWRALDAAAACIPPGNEARDPDMLSIFLNASHLARWRGNVLALLGDEEAVTSLYEALEVADPTFVRARAGMHVDLAQAHLARAEHDEATNHLRQARLLASRTGSVRQRRRIDLLSVR